The following DNA comes from Halobacillus litoralis.
AGTCATGTCGACGGATTCCATTGTTGACATGTTTCATAAGGCATGCTATTATAATTTAGGTAACTGAATGAACGGATCTAGAGACAAGTAGGAGCACCCGCTTCTCACCTGATCGACGCATTGATGCAGTTGGCAGGTCACTATTCCTTTGATATTTTTAGGAGACGTGTGGGTGCATTATGTACCGACGCTTTTTTTATTTTATTAGGAAATCTTGTCGATGACAGATCTCATATAAGTTTTCTAAAATTTGTTGGAGGTGGCTCGATATTAGCAAGGATAACATGAACGTTAATGAGAAAATCCGTGCCCGTGAAGTTCGTCTGATCGACGTGAATGGTGAGCAACTTGGAGTTAAATCACGTAATGAAGCTCTCGATATAGCAGCAAATGCGAATCTTGATCTTGTTATGGTGGCCCCAAATGCGAAGCCTCCGGTTTGCCGAGTGATGGACTACGGAAAGTATCGTTTCGAGCAGCAGAAGAAAGAAAAAGAAGCTCGTAAGAAACAAACGGTCATCAAAGTCAAAGAAGTTCGTCTCAGCCCTGGGATTGAAGACCATGACTTTAACACAAAACTCCGTAACGCACGCAAGTTTTTGGAGAAAGGTGACAAAGTGAAAGCATCTGTCCGTTTCCGCGGTCGTGCGATCACTCACAAAGAACTTGGCCAAAAAGTACTTGAACGCATGGCGGAAGAGTGCAAAGATGTAGCCCAAGTTGAGACCAAGCCTAAGATGGAAGGTCGTAGTATGTTCTTAATGCTTGCTCCTCTTAATGAGAAGTAAGTAAGTGTATCAAGTAAAAGGAGGAAATTCACATGCCAAAAATGAAAACCCATAAAGGTTCTCAAAAACGCTTCAAAAAGACTGGAACAGGTAAAGTGAAACGTTCCCATGCATTCACTAGCCACTTGTTCGCGAATAAATCTACTAAACAAAAGCGTAAATTGCGTAAAGCGACACTAGTTTCTGCTGGAGACTATCGTCGTATCAAGCATATGCTTCCGAAAGACTAATAAAGAACGATTTAAATAGGAGGGATTACCATGCCACGAGTAAAAGGTGGAACAGTGACACGTAAACGTCGTAACCGTGTCCTTAAACTAGCAAAAGGGTATTATGGTTCAAAACATGCACTATTCAAAACTGCAAAACAACAAGTAATGAAATCAGGTCAATATGCTTACCGTGACCGTCGTCAGAAGAAACGCGATTTCCGTAAGCTATGGATCGCTCGTATCAACGCTGCAGCGCGTATGAACGACATTTCTTACAGCCGTCTAATGCACGGTTTGAAACTTGCAGGTATCGAAGTGAACCGTAAAATGCTTGCAGATCTTGCTGTCAATGATGAGCAAGGTTTCGCTAGCTTGGCTACACAAGCTAAATCTGCACTTAAATAATGATAGAAAAGAGCTATTTCCGATCGGTAGGAAATGGCTCTTTTTTTAAAATGGGGGATGTACATGGATGTCTTTATGTATCTTCTTATGTATGCAGTAGTGATGAACATATGGTTATTTTCCCTCATGGGTTTAGATAAGCGAAGATCTAAAAGAAAATCATGGCGTATTAAAGAACGTAATTTATGGATATTAGCGCTAGCAGGTGGCGCGGCAGGTGGCTGGAGTGGCATGAAGCTTTACCGTCACAAAACGAAGCATAAAACATTCAAGCTTCTTTTTCCTATCTTGGCAATCATTCATTTAGCAACCTTAGCTTACATGGCCAGTAAGTTCTATCTCTGATCGCTCTGTCATATTATGTAGACAGGGAGGGGAATGGTATGGGCGAAACACCTAATGCAATCCTTGCTTGGTTAGAACATCGAGAAGCCTGGGCACCGCTCTTATTCATAGGTATTCATTTGTTAAGACCTTTTTTATTTTTACCTGTGATGCTTGTATGCATTACTGGAGGTGTATTGTTCGGACCGATTGCAGGCACTGCCTATTCCGTCGTAGGTACGATGTTATCCAGCTTATTGTTCTACAGAACCATTAGACTTGTGCCTTCAGGGTTGAAGAAATTGAAAGGTTTAAAAGAACGTTGGCTAAAGAAACATGCTAATCTTACTGTAAAGCAAGTGGCTGTTTTGCGCCTGGTCCCTTTTATACACTTTCATTTGTTATCTTATTGTTTGTTAGAAATCAGTGCAGATTTCAAGGAATATACAAAGTCTTCGTTATTTGCGAATCTTCCTTTAGCACTCGTATATACGTCAGTAGGGCAGTGGATTACATTATTTTCTATACCGATGATGTTTGCATTTTCAGGTGCTTTGATCGGTTTGTGTTTTATGATCAGAAAAAGATACGAAGTTTTTGTATGGAGAGATTTCTTCCAGACATCTGCTTAAAGAATATATTTCAGGAAGAAATTGAAGAACATCCTCAAAAACAGCTGAACATGTATGTCGGGGAACCTTACGTCCTTATATAATAAATGTGAGAGGGAGAGGGAGACGAGTCGACTTGACTCATCTCCCTCTCACATTCTTTCCAGATATAGAGGCTTTTCCTAATAGGAACAATGAATAATCTTTAGTTATTGTAACGTCCATTTCACTCGTTTTTTGGGGTACCTCTGCCTCAATACATGGGTGGATCACAATAGCGCCCTGTTATATCATTGAATTACAACAAATGATAGTACTCAATCATTTCCGCCTTTAAGTGGGTGGATGATCAGTCTGTTGACAGGATATTTCCACTCGATTGAGGCATGGGGGTAGCGTATTAAAATTTCCTGTTCCATGAAATAGATATCTTCACGATCAAGCCCTTGCAGTTTTTCTGGATTGTGGGCACTCACATTAATGTTAACCACTTCAAATGAATCCTCAGTCGTCCCTAAGTATTTTTCCCCTTCAAAAACATTCCCCTTTAATGTGATCAGGAAATTTTCCTTAGTGTTGTCCTTATTGTCATGAAAATAAAATTCCCTCTTGTCCCTGGCTAACTCTAACTTTCTTCGTGGATTTACAATGAATTTATAGGCTGTATAAATGATGAACGCGATTGCTATCAATAATAGTAAACGGAACAAAATAATTATCATATCGATCGTCTCCCTAATTGTAGGTTCATAGCATACATACGAATAGGCGTGTCCATTTGTTTCAAAAAATGATACATTATTGGAGAGAATTTTTGAAAAGGAGATCCATAATATGAATTGGGAACCATTATATCTCATGCAAAGGCGTCTAGACCAGTATATTGAAAATCAGCACCAACTTCAAAAAGGTGAGAAAGTGGAAGAAAAAATCTTAGCACTCCTTGTGGAAGTCGGAGAACTGGCAAACGAAACCAGATGTTTTAAATTCTGGAGTACTAAAGGTCCCAGTGAGAAACAAGTCATTTTAGAAGAATATGTAGATGGAGTTCATTTTTTGCTTTCTTTAGGTATTGATTTAGAGTTCATGTACCATTCTGAACATACTGAAGCTTATGACTCTCAAACTGATGCATTTTTGAGCATATATAAATCCATTGAGCAATTTCGTCTCTATAAAAATGAAGAAACCTATATGGCCCTTTTCCATGAGTATTTGCAATTAGGTTTGACTCTTGGGTTAACAGAGGGAGAACTTATCAAAGCCTATGAAGATAAGAATCAAGTCAACTTCAAGCGTCAAGATGAAGGTTATTAAGAGGGTATTTGATGGAAGTGTTTGAAGAGGAGGAAATGACCGGGATAGGAGTGAGCTGAGCGGTTGTATTTCTTCTTGATATTGGATAGCTTCCTGCAATGGCTATCTAACGTGATTTAAGGAAACCAGATGATTAAAAGACGCAATTTTTTGTGAAATCGCTTCAAAAGGTTTATAATATCATTGGAAACGAAAAGGAGGAAACATACATATGGCAAAGACTGATGAAACGTTGAAAATGTTGAAAGATTTGACTGATGCCAAAGGTGTGCCTGGTAATGAAAGAGAAGCTCGCGATGTGATGAAACAGTATATCACTCCGTATGCAGATGAAGTATTTACGGATAACTTGGGCAGTCTGATCGCTAAAAAAGTAGGAAATAAAAAAGGGCCTAGTATCATGGTAGCCGGCCACCTTGATGAAGTCGGTTTTATGGTGACGAGAATTGATGATAACGGCTATATCTACTTCCAAACTGTCGGTGGATGGTGGAGCCAAGTGATGCTCGCTCAACGTGTTACGATCATGACACGTAACGGTGACTTGACTGGTGTGATCGGTTCAAAACCTCCACATATTCTGCCTCCAGAACAACGCAAAAAAGCCGTAGATATCAAAGACATGTTCATTGATATCGGTGCTTCAAGTAAAGAAGAGGCGCTCGAGTTTGGTGTGAAGCCAGGAGACTCTGTTGTTCCTTATTTTGAATTCACCCAAATGAAAAATGAAAAAATGTTGCTTGCTAAAGCATGGGATAACCGTATCGGTTGTGCAATTGCTATAGAAGTATTGAAGCAGCTGAAAGGTGAAAAACATCCGAACATTGTTTATGGAGTGGGTACGGTTCAGGAAGAAGTAGGTTTACGTGGTGCTCGTACTTCAGCTAACATGATCAACCCTGACATTGCTTTCGGTGTTGATGTTGGAATTGCCGGAGATACGCCTGGTGTCTCAGATAAAGATGCATCAAGCAAGATGGGGGATGGACCGCAAATCATCCTTTATGATGCTTCTATGATCTCTCACAAAGGTTTGCGTGATTTTGTGACAGATACAGCTGATGAGCGTGAGATTCCATATCAGTTTGATTCCCTGGCAGGTGGAGGGACGGATTCAGGTGCAATCCATTTAAGCCACGATGGCGTACCAGCACTATCAATCACTATAGCTACCCGTTATATCCATTCACATGCAGCAATGCTGCACCGGGATGATTTTGAAAACGCGGTACGATTGATTGTAGAAGTGATTAAAGGTATGGATGCAGATACAGTACAACGCATTACTTTCAAATAAGTCGAAAGCCAACCCTCTCTAAATGGGTTGGCTTTTTCGTTCTTACCCAGGTAAGGATGGATTACCAGGCTGGGAAGACCTTATTTTTGGTTGAAGCTATATCCAGTACCAGTGTCTCTCATGAGGACGTAAGTGACCCCTTTTCGTGGAAACCTTGGCGGGGATGAATTCTGCTTTGGGTTTTTACAGGCTGGACCCCTCCCATAAGCCACTTTACCAAACTTATTACTGGTTGGATTGCTTAAGTCCTTGTTCCAGCGTACCCAGGATTTCCTGTTTTTCCGATTCATCTGATTCTTTCCACAACATTTCAAAAAAGACTCCCAGCCCTGGGAGCATTTTCTCTTCCCCTTTTTGCAGGGCATCATCAATCGTAGCTTCAAGCTGTTGGGCATCGTGGCCACTGACATTTGAAAGGATTGCTGCTCTTAAGTTCAGATTCATGTTGAATCAACCTCCTTTTTCTATACTTAAATCGTAATAATATTCTTTCTTAGTTTGACCAACACGGCTTCTGCTATGTATGATAAATGAGAAATAAACACGTAAATGAGGGACAAAAATGCTGACTTCCTTACAAAATGCAAAAGTGAAGGAATGGAAAAAACTACATAAGCGGAAGTATAGAGACATGAAGGGCCAGTTTCTTGTTGAAGGTGTTCACCTGGTAGAAGAAGTACTTAAAAGCGATTGGGATGTTGTTGAACTTATCTTTCGTGAAGGAACTGAATTCCCGTTTCCAGAGGGTATTAGGGTTACAGAAGTAAGTGGACAGGTTTTTGCAGCCATTGCCGAAACGGAAACCCCTCAAGGAATTGCCGCTCTCGTAAAACAGAAAAAGTTGTCATATACTCCTGGTAATTTGACCTTGATGATAGATGCTGTGCAGGATCCCGGAAACATCGGTACATTAATCAGAACGGCTGATGCAGCAGGGTTTGATGATGTCATTTTGGGTACAGGTTGTGTGGATCTTTATAATGATAAGGTCATTCGCTCAACTCAAGGTTCCATTTTCCACGTACCTATCCATACCGGAGACCTTCAAAAATATATAAACCACATGAAAAAACACAATGTAGAGATATGGGCAGCTGCTTTACAAAAGGCAACGCCATTTCAACAGCTTGAGACTCCCGGGAAGGCTGGATTGATTGTCGGGAATGAAGGGCAAGGTATAAAAGAAGATTTGATTTCACAATCAGATCAGCGGGTCTATATTCCAATTTACGGTCAAGCGGAGTCATTGAATGTTGCAATTGCTGGCGCGGTCTTGATGTATCATTTGAGAGGCTAAGGTTGCATCGATCATCGTCTTTGTCTATAATGTACTCAGTTGAAAGAATTTCATTATTGAAAAGCGTTGAAAGAGCAAAGTAAATGAATGTAAATCATTTCAGGAAGGAAGCACCTTGGACTGGAAGTGCTTCTAATGTGACATTTATTGAAATTTCACTCTGGAGCTGACCATTTTTTGGTCCGGATTCCATATCCGTTATTGTTTCGAAGTGGGCACATTCAACATGTGTCAACAAGGGTGGTACCGCGAATCGACCATATAAGTCTCGTCCCTTTTTTAGGGATGGGACTTTTTTATTTTCATATAAAGGAGGAAAATGAGATGAAAGAACGTTTAGAACAGTTGAAGCAGGAGGCTTTACAGAAAGTTGAAAATGCTGATTCTGTCCAAAATCTAAAAGATGTCAGAATTGAATACTTAGGAAAAAAAGGGCCGATTACTGAGGTTCTTCGAGGTATGGGCAAGTTATCAAAAGAAGAGCGACCAGTCATTGGTCAATTGGCCAATGATGTCCGTGAGAATATAGCCGAAGCGATAGAAGTGAAGCAAACTCGTTTAGAGGATGAAGCAATGGAAAAACAATTGGAGGAAGAGAGTGTTGATGTCACTTTGCCTGGTCGTCCAGTTCAAGTAGGAGGACCGCATTTATTGACGAGCATCGTTGAGGAAATTGAAGACCTGTTTATAGGAATGGGCTTTGAAATTAAAGAAGGTCCAGAAGTGGAGACTGATTATTATAACTTCGAAGCTCTGAATTTGCCAAAAGGTCATCCAGCTCGAGATATGCAGGATTCATTCTATATTACAGAAGAATTGTTATTGCGTACGCATACATCTCCTGTACAAGCACGTACTATGGGAGCGAAGAATGGCAGTGAACCGGTTAAAATGATTTGCCCCGGTAAAGTATACCGCCGTGACACCGATGATGCCACTCACTCTCATCAATTTACACAAATTGAAGGTTTATTAGTGGATAAACATGTACGGATGAGCGACTTGAAAGGTGTTTTGAATGCTTTTGCCAAGCAAATGTTCGGTTCAGACCGTGAAATCCGTCTTCGTCCAAGTTTTTTCCCTTTTACAGAACCATCTGTAGAGATGGACATCTCATGTAAAGTTTGTGGAGGAATAGGGTGTTCAGTCTGTAAGGGTACAGGTTGGATAG
Coding sequences within:
- the infC gene encoding translation initiation factor IF-3, encoding MNVNEKIRAREVRLIDVNGEQLGVKSRNEALDIAANANLDLVMVAPNAKPPVCRVMDYGKYRFEQQKKEKEARKKQTVIKVKEVRLSPGIEDHDFNTKLRNARKFLEKGDKVKASVRFRGRAITHKELGQKVLERMAEECKDVAQVETKPKMEGRSMFLMLAPLNEK
- the rpmI gene encoding 50S ribosomal protein L35 gives rise to the protein MPKMKTHKGSQKRFKKTGTGKVKRSHAFTSHLFANKSTKQKRKLRKATLVSAGDYRRIKHMLPKD
- the rplT gene encoding 50S ribosomal protein L20, which codes for MPRVKGGTVTRKRRNRVLKLAKGYYGSKHALFKTAKQQVMKSGQYAYRDRRQKKRDFRKLWIARINAAARMNDISYSRLMHGLKLAGIEVNRKMLADLAVNDEQGFASLATQAKSALK
- a CDS encoding DUF1294 domain-containing protein, with translation MDVFMYLLMYAVVMNIWLFSLMGLDKRRSKRKSWRIKERNLWILALAGGAAGGWSGMKLYRHKTKHKTFKLLFPILAIIHLATLAYMASKFYL
- a CDS encoding TVP38/TMEM64 family protein, producing the protein MGETPNAILAWLEHREAWAPLLFIGIHLLRPFLFLPVMLVCITGGVLFGPIAGTAYSVVGTMLSSLLFYRTIRLVPSGLKKLKGLKERWLKKHANLTVKQVAVLRLVPFIHFHLLSYCLLEISADFKEYTKSSLFANLPLALVYTSVGQWITLFSIPMMFAFSGALIGLCFMIRKRYEVFVWRDFFQTSA
- a CDS encoding sigma-w pathway protein ysdB produces the protein MIIILFRLLLLIAIAFIIYTAYKFIVNPRRKLELARDKREFYFHDNKDNTKENFLITLKGNVFEGEKYLGTTEDSFEVVNINVSAHNPEKLQGLDREDIYFMEQEILIRYPHASIEWKYPVNRLIIHPLKGGND
- a CDS encoding dUTP diphosphatase, with protein sequence MNWEPLYLMQRRLDQYIENQHQLQKGEKVEEKILALLVEVGELANETRCFKFWSTKGPSEKQVILEEYVDGVHFLLSLGIDLEFMYHSEHTEAYDSQTDAFLSIYKSIEQFRLYKNEETYMALFHEYLQLGLTLGLTEGELIKAYEDKNQVNFKRQDEGY
- a CDS encoding M42 family metallopeptidase encodes the protein MAKTDETLKMLKDLTDAKGVPGNEREARDVMKQYITPYADEVFTDNLGSLIAKKVGNKKGPSIMVAGHLDEVGFMVTRIDDNGYIYFQTVGGWWSQVMLAQRVTIMTRNGDLTGVIGSKPPHILPPEQRKKAVDIKDMFIDIGASSKEEALEFGVKPGDSVVPYFEFTQMKNEKMLLAKAWDNRIGCAIAIEVLKQLKGEKHPNIVYGVGTVQEEVGLRGARTSANMINPDIAFGVDVGIAGDTPGVSDKDASSKMGDGPQIILYDASMISHKGLRDFVTDTADEREIPYQFDSLAGGGTDSGAIHLSHDGVPALSITIATRYIHSHAAMLHRDDFENAVRLIVEVIKGMDADTVQRITFK
- the sspI gene encoding small acid-soluble spore protein SspI gives rise to the protein MNLNLRAAILSNVSGHDAQQLEATIDDALQKGEEKMLPGLGVFFEMLWKESDESEKQEILGTLEQGLKQSNQ
- a CDS encoding TrmH family RNA methyltransferase, yielding MLTSLQNAKVKEWKKLHKRKYRDMKGQFLVEGVHLVEEVLKSDWDVVELIFREGTEFPFPEGIRVTEVSGQVFAAIAETETPQGIAALVKQKKLSYTPGNLTLMIDAVQDPGNIGTLIRTADAAGFDDVILGTGCVDLYNDKVIRSTQGSIFHVPIHTGDLQKYINHMKKHNVEIWAAALQKATPFQQLETPGKAGLIVGNEGQGIKEDLISQSDQRVYIPIYGQAESLNVAIAGAVLMYHLRG
- the pheS gene encoding phenylalanine--tRNA ligase subunit alpha, whose amino-acid sequence is MKERLEQLKQEALQKVENADSVQNLKDVRIEYLGKKGPITEVLRGMGKLSKEERPVIGQLANDVRENIAEAIEVKQTRLEDEAMEKQLEEESVDVTLPGRPVQVGGPHLLTSIVEEIEDLFIGMGFEIKEGPEVETDYYNFEALNLPKGHPARDMQDSFYITEELLLRTHTSPVQARTMGAKNGSEPVKMICPGKVYRRDTDDATHSHQFTQIEGLLVDKHVRMSDLKGVLNAFAKQMFGSDREIRLRPSFFPFTEPSVEMDISCKVCGGIGCSVCKGTGWIEILGGGMVHPNVLELAGYDSAEYSGFAFGMGPERIAMLKYGVDDIRHFYTNDIRFLEQYHKA